CCGGTCAGGCAATCAAGCGTTCCAAATTTTTTAAATTCTTATTGAAACCGATAATCTCAGAGAGATTTTGAATGAGCCAGGAACCAGACAACCCGCGTTGGCAGTCCGTGCCGGATCGACCTACAGGGACCATTCTGCACTTTCGAAAAGACGGAAACCCACGCAAATGTTATGACGAAACCCATGGAAATCTGCGGGGGAGAACGAAGATGCGTCGATTGTCTGAACAGGATAGCTCCCTCTATTTGCGACGTTGCAGTCAGGTGCTCAACATCCTGTCAAACGCAAAAAGACTGGAGGTCGTGCTGACATTGCTCAAAGGCGAGCGGAGCGTGACGCAGTTGGCGCACCAGATCGATCTGTCGCAATCGGCGCTTTCGCAGCATCTTGCAAAAATGCGAGAGGCGGGCGTCGTGGAAACAAGACGCCACGGACTTGTTGTCTATTATCGCATCGCGATGCCGGGGGTCAGCGGGCTACTGGAAGAGGTCAAGCAATTCCTTGAAGCAAACCCTGAAAAAGGGTGATGCCTATATGCGCGCGGGATGCTTTCTTGCCTGCGCGCGACTGGTCCCCGATGCTTACCGCTTCATTCATGACAAGGCCTAGCTGGCGGCAAGACACGCCGTAACGCGCCATTCTTCATCGCGCAGGCGTGCCAAGTTCTCATCCAATTCGCTCAGCCTCATCATATGGGCTGTGATCTGCAATGAGATGATGTGTCGATCATCTATCGAGAAACGTTCCCACCTTTTGAGATTGTCGATGACCTCAATAAGGTCGAGACGTTCCTGTTCGAGCTTCTCCAAGTTCCAGATCATCGTAGCCGGCCTCCCGTTTCGACTTGCCTGAAACGTAGCATGGGCGGATCGGTTCAAACCGTTAGCATTTAGCGTAAATTTTATCTAAACTTTGCGGCCTGCTGCGGCTTTCCTGGACACCGAGTTATGGTGCTTCCAATCAAACTTAAACTTCAGAGTCCGCCAAGGGCCGAACGCAGACAACTCTAGCCGAGGCGCGCGAATGTCGCGTTACGCTTTGCGCCACCCCAGCGGACAGTCCCGCTCGCGGCCCCATTCCGGGCGTCTTAAATTGATTAAATACTTGAACTGCCTCGTTTATCTGCCGGCTTTCATCGAAAGCTATGGCGGGTCGGCGAAGGCGTGCGCTACCGGTTCTATATGTGATGGCCAACTTGATCTGAAGGCTGACGGGAAAGTCGGCTTCGGTCCCCTTGGTGCCCGCCGCGTCACCGAGATCGGCCTCCAGGTGCTCTTCCTTTTCCCTTTGGCGAGCCGAAACGCGGAATCTGCTAATCTGGCCGTAGCGCCGAGTCGATTAACTGCCTTCACGAGATCGACGTCGCAATGTGGCTCTCGCCGCCATGCAGGTCGTTCGCGTTGAAGTAACTGAAAGCTGGCCTTCCGCTCCGCGAGGCGTCATCTCATCCACAGCGTCTGCAATTGGCGCGAACTGTGCATTATTTTGTATTCTCATGCCGTCGGGCCAGCCACGCCCCCCAAAACAGGCTCTCGAAGAACCGAAGTGGTTGCTTGAAACCTGCGCCGGTCAGTAATGAAATGACCTCGTCTTCCGATCGGGGTGGCTCCGCACCCTGCAGAATCTTGCCCATTTTAGCCTGCACCTCTTCGGGGCCGGCGCCGGTCATACGCCAGCGTGCTGCCCAGGCTGCCATGAGCAGGGGCTGCGACGCGTAAACCCGGTAATTTCCCGCGACAATCAGGGGTGCTTCGGGATATAGCCGCGCTGAAATCTGCGTCAGAATATCCTGCTTCGCGGCGTCCCCCGGTAAATGGTGCAGCACGCCGATCATAATTGCGGCGTCAAACGACGGGGCTCTATCCAGATCGGCGACCGCTCCGAGAACCGTCTCCACCCGGTCAGACACTTCTGCCTTGGCCAGATGTTCGCGTGCAAGGTCAAGCATCGGTGCAGAAGGATCGATGGCCACAAAGTCCCATTTCGACTCCAACCGTGCGGCGGCGATGATTTCGCCCGCCGTGCCGCCAGCCCCGACGACCAGAACCCGTGCCGCCTTTCCTTCACCCATGGCCGCCGACAGCATGCAAGCCGAAAGCTCGTGGCAGGCGTCATAGCCGGCCAGCGCGATCCGGCTCTGGCGTGCGTATTCCCCGGCACGGGAGGCGTCGAATTTGGCTGCGGAATTCTTTGTCATGCTGTCTCTTGTCCGTTTTCGGCGGCCTGGCGTGCTACGTCCAGAAAGGATACAAGATTTACGATCAGGAGAGGGAGGAAATACATGACTGAAAGTTCAAATACCGACCAAAAACATGATCGGCTGACGGCTTTCCTGAAAGCCTTTCAACTGGGCGCCTTACGTCGCGATTCCGCTGAAGCAGCGAACCTCCTCATCGTCGATACCCATGGCGCAGGCGCACCGACTCATCTGCTTTATCGCGCCAGATCCACGGCGTCGCTGCCGGATGGCGCGGCTATGTGCGCTGGTGCCGCAGTGGATTTTGGCGGCAGTGCCAATCCGTTGATCGGTGCGCTGCCTGACGAATTGTGGTTTTCACTGGCCGACGAACCGAAATTGGGTGGCTTGTGCGAACTGATGGTGGCCGAAGTCGAGGTTGCCCGCTGTGGTGGCGGCACCATCGAGGAGCGGCTATGCGAGATCATCGTCGTGCTCGCGATCCGCAAGGCGATAGCGATCGGAACGGTCGATGCGGGATTACTGGCAGGTCTAGCGCATCCCCAACTGCATCCCAGCCTCGTCGCCATACATGACAATCCCGCGCGAAATTGGCAGATTGCGGACCTTGCCGCCATAGCGGGCATGTCGCGCGGACAATTTATTTCCACCTTCACGCAAATCGTTGACCAGCCGCCGATCGCCTACCTCAATGGCTGGCGCCTGGCGCTGGGACGAGCCAAACTGCGAGCCGGACGGAGTGTCAAATCGGTCGCCGCCGAAGTCGGCTTCGGCAGCGCCGCCGCATTTTCCCGTGCTTATTCCCGCAAGTTCGGTTCCCCCCCGTCCAGAGCAAAATTCAAGCCGGCGGTTCGCGAACATGGAAACTGGAAAGCTTGATTAGACTTTTCCGGGCGAGTGGATGCAATTGCGCGTGTTCATAGCGCCTTCCATGTTCAGGGTTGGTCGGTGACGAAGATCGTCCGATATCCGCATGTCTCCCGCAATACCATCCGCCAAAATTTACGCTACGATGAGGCGAGCTTCCTTATCTGAGCGGTAACCTCTTCGCGGTCGCAGACGCTTATTCACGGTCCCCGGCTGGATGAAGGGATTGGCGTCGACCTTGGCCGCTGGCCGAAACTCACAGCCTACATGCGGCGCATCGAGGTTCGGTCTTCGGTCACGGCGGCGCTGGAACGGGAAACCGTAGTCGCGTCTGTAGCGTAAGTAACTGCCTTTCAGAATAGTGAGAAATCGGGACGTGTGCCGGCCGCCCTTTGCGGGGAGTGGGGCTTGGACGCCGAGGCTTTAACAATCGCTTTCGGTTCGATGAATTCCAAGAGCATCGGACAAGCGTGACGTAATCGTTTTCATTACGTCGGGCGCGCTTCTATCGACGCCATAGACGAACCCAGGAAAATCCAGTGTATTCTGGATTGCCCAAATGGCTTCGTGCTGATCCGGCGACAGAATTTGCGCGGGGTCACCGACAGCCACCCAACCAATCGGCACGGTCGAGCCTGCTTCCAACCGCGTTCGCAGGTGCACGGTTCCGTTGATGCGGACTTCCGACCCATGTCCGATCTGCGCCCCGTGAAACACAGCGGCTCCGGTGGCGACAAAAACTTCGGCGTCGATTTGGGCGCCAACCACATGGCTGTTCGGACCAACGATGCAGTGGTCCCCAACGGTGCAGTCATGCCGGCTGGTGGCGCGGATGACCGCATTCTCGAAGACGATGCAGTTGCGTCCGATGCGGATGGAGCCGCCGGCTTCCGCCACCAGGCGAGCGCCATGCATGATCCTGCTACCTGCATCAATAGCAACATCACCACAGACCGTCGCGTCCTTAGCAACCCAGGCATCCGGATCGATTGATGGCAACCGTTCTTCGTACGACAAAATCATGGTTCTTGAACTCCTGCCTCTATTCTGGCCACTACGACGATGCGCGTACAGTTTCGAGATGCCAGACCTTGGCAACGATCCGCCAACCGTCAACGCCCTTCACGAAGCAAAGATGGTCGACGAAGACATTCGCGTGAATTCGCAACCTCACCTTCACAGTCGCTGCGGCTGGCGAAAGCCAATCAATCAGGATGATCTCGTCTTCGCGATCCTGCGCGCGGCTTGCGGGGGATTCACGCTTTGCGATCACTTGGCGGTAGTCGGCAATAGGGTCGACCGTAATGACGCCTTCGTCTGCATCGAACAGGCTGCAGGCCGGATGAAAGACGCGGTCGAAAAGCACGAGATCGCAGGCGTAGAGGGCATCGAAATAGGTCTGTATGGCGTTTAGCAGCTCGGTACCGCGGTTCATTGCGCTTCCTCCGTCGTTTGTTGGCGAGTGACCGTGTCGCACGCCAACAAGCCGAGTTGCCAGTGGCAGGATTGCCAGATAAGACGGCATTCATGCCAAAAAACGAGATACCATCCTTTCCTCCAAACAGGCGTGTCGTCAGCCTCGTCTATGACGGCCTCTGTACCTTTGAGTTCGGAATCACGGCCGAGGTTTTTGGACTGCATCGCCCGGAGGCAGGACCAGACTGGTATCAGTTCAAATCGGTCTCGCTGGAGGATCTGGTTCTTCATGCCTGTGGTGGCCTGACGGTCTCAGCGACAGGCACTGAAGCCGATCTGCATCAGGCCGGAACGATCATCGTTCCCGGCTGGCGCGGACCCGATGCGCCTGTGCCCGATCAGATCTGCGACGCCCTGGTTCGCGCTCATCGGGGCGGCGCCCGGATCATCTCCATCTGTGGAGGTGCTTACGTGCTCGCAGCCGCCGGTCTGCTCGATGGCCGACGTGCCACAACGCATTGGCGTTTCGCCGAGGACCTGGCCCGCCGCTATCCAGCTATCGAAATCGACGCGAGCTGTCTCTATG
The Agrobacterium tumefaciens genome window above contains:
- a CDS encoding winged helix-turn-helix transcriptional regulator; this translates as MRRLSEQDSSLYLRRCSQVLNILSNAKRLEVVLTLLKGERSVTQLAHQIDLSQSALSQHLAKMREAGVVETRRHGLVVYYRIAMPGVSGLLEEVKQFLEANPEKG
- a CDS encoding class I SAM-dependent methyltransferase, producing the protein MTKNSAAKFDASRAGEYARQSRIALAGYDACHELSACMLSAAMGEGKAARVLVVGAGGTAGEIIAAARLESKWDFVAIDPSAPMLDLAREHLAKAEVSDRVETVLGAVADLDRAPSFDAAIMIGVLHHLPGDAAKQDILTQISARLYPEAPLIVAGNYRVYASQPLLMAAWAARWRMTGAGPEEVQAKMGKILQGAEPPRSEDEVISLLTGAGFKQPLRFFESLFWGAWLARRHENTK
- a CDS encoding AraC family transcriptional regulator — encoded protein: MTESSNTDQKHDRLTAFLKAFQLGALRRDSAEAANLLIVDTHGAGAPTHLLYRARSTASLPDGAAMCAGAAVDFGGSANPLIGALPDELWFSLADEPKLGGLCELMVAEVEVARCGGGTIEERLCEIIVVLAIRKAIAIGTVDAGLLAGLAHPQLHPSLVAIHDNPARNWQIADLAAIAGMSRGQFISTFTQIVDQPPIAYLNGWRLALGRAKLRAGRSVKSVAAEVGFGSAAAFSRAYSRKFGSPPSRAKFKPAVREHGNWKA
- a CDS encoding gamma carbonic anhydrase family protein is translated as MILSYEERLPSIDPDAWVAKDATVCGDVAIDAGSRIMHGARLVAEAGGSIRIGRNCIVFENAVIRATSRHDCTVGDHCIVGPNSHVVGAQIDAEVFVATGAAVFHGAQIGHGSEVRINGTVHLRTRLEAGSTVPIGWVAVGDPAQILSPDQHEAIWAIQNTLDFPGFVYGVDRSAPDVMKTITSRLSDALGIHRTESDC
- a CDS encoding nuclear transport factor 2 family protein, which encodes MNRGTELLNAIQTYFDALYACDLVLFDRVFHPACSLFDADEGVITVDPIADYRQVIAKRESPASRAQDREDEIILIDWLSPAAATVKVRLRIHANVFVDHLCFVKGVDGWRIVAKVWHLETVRASS